One Osmia lignaria lignaria isolate PbOS001 chromosome 4, iyOsmLign1, whole genome shotgun sequence genomic window, AGAGATTCTTCAGCAAAGGATAGTGTTCATCAGCAGATGGCGTTGTATCCGAATTTTTTAAGTTCTAGTATACGGAATAACGAGTATGGCGACTAATTCTGGTTAGTGTGAAGTTTACCTGTTGATAATCGAATCGAAATTGACTGGAAGGAACTTAGGAAATAATTCCAATTATAACGGGCCGCATTGCCTTCAGCGAACACCTCGTTGAATAAAACATTCTGCTCTAATGAGGTGGTCAACATTTTCATACAAAACAAGTGTAACCAAACGATGTACCAGAATCTCAAGAGTACGAAAATTAGAAAAGACGTGTTGCCATTATTTATACATCTAGCATAAGTCGTTCGATAATGGTATTCATGGTTGCAAATGCACTGTGAAGGACCTAATTATTAATGATTCTTCACAGTTTTCATTCACGTGTAAcgagataaataaaaatgtaatgtaATTGCTGTGCATATTCGTATAATTAACTCTCTCTATTTTTCTTTGGATAAGagtgtttcaaaaatttcatgtGAGAGAATGGCAATTCGCATTACATTAGAATGTGGGCACGCATCCATGTTACGCATGCGTACCACTCCTCAGGGTTACACTCATGATTGGGAAGTGTTTGTGAGGGGTATTGATAATGCTGAGATTCACCATTATGTTGAGAAAGGTAAATATACTTTGGGGTGAACTCTGCTGATTTTTGAGTACAAGGTGAATCTAGTGTCTTAATGATTTGCCTTTCAAATTTTAGTGGTTTTTCAATTACATGAAACATTCTCAAAACCAAAGAGGGTCCTAAAAGAACCACCATTTGTGATAAAAGAATCTGGGTATGCTGGTTTTGTGATTCcaattcatatttatttaaaaaacaaggaAGAAGGTAgcaaaaagatagaaattttttaTGATCTTAATTTACAACCAAGTGGTCCTGCTATCACAAATGTCATAAGGCatactgaaataattaataatcccTCTGATGAATTCAGGAGGAAACTATTAAAAGGTGGTGGTGTAAGTATATGTCAATTTAATCTTTACAGATATTTTATGCTTCTGTGCAGCTTGTAATGGATATTGTATAAATAGGTTGTTGTGAGCAGTTctgaaaattcaattgaaaagaaTGAAAGCAAAACCCCAGCCACACTTGGTAAACCAAAGTTGAGCGGAAGCGATTCGAAAAAGCACAAAAATGCGGAGTCGAAAATGTCGAATTCTTTTGCCGAATTGTTTGGAACCCCGTTGAAACCTACGAAAGTTTCTCAGGAAGCTAAAAAGCCTACGCAGGCCGAAAAATCATCGGCTTCCAAATCGTTAGTTACCCCCGAAAAGTCTGATAAGGTGGACAAGCCTAAGCTTAAGGATAGTCCTCACAAAGATAGTAAAAAAGAGAAGGTAGATGATAAAAAGGACAAGAAGATCAGAGATCCATCTAAAGAGAAAAATCGTAGTAAAGAGAAATCGAAAAGGCCTTCTAGTCCAACAAATAAAAGTCATTCGAGCCCTTCGAATAAAAGACCCCCATCACCTCCTCCAGTTTCCTTAAAAAGACCTCCCAGTCCTTCTCTTCCTCCGGCGAAAAGGCCGACGTCTCCGAAACCGAAAGAGAAAGAGCCTAAGAAATTAACCGtggagaaagagaaggacaaaaataaagagaaagataaaTCGAAAGACAGTTCGAAAAACGTTGCGGACTCTTCGAAGAgcgagaagaagagagacaaGAAGAAGCACAAAGAAGATCGCGACAAAGAGCGTAAAGATAAGTATAAAGAAGGTGAACGATCAGCTTCGAAGGAAGCTGTGAAactaaacgaaaagaaaagtgaTAAACCAGAGAAATCGGAGAAATCCGAGAAGGAGAAGAGCCAAGAGTACAAATCGGCGAAGGACGGAAGAAAATCGCCGAAACCTCCGAAGGAGAATGAGAAACCAAAGGAAGAGAAGGTGTTGAAGGCGGAAAAATCGGAGAAGCCTGAGAAGTCTGACAAAACGAAAGATGGCAAGAGCGAGAAGGACAGGCAGAAGCACAAGCATAAGAAGAGGGACAAGAAGGACAAACGAGACAGTAGTAAAGACagagagaagaaggagaaacgCGAGAGAATAAAATCATCGACTGAAAAACAAAACAATGTGCCTAACTTGTTGCAAGAAATACCGGAAAGGGATAGTAGCGACTCGGCGCCATCGGTTGATGACGATTCCTTCACCGAAACTAAGTTAGTGCCTAGCGTTAAAAAAGAGGTGGAAAATCAGACGGTATCTACTCCTCCTACGGAAATGGCTAAACCGTTATCACCCACGATGCCGGCGGATATTAAGAAGGAGAAGGTTGAACGAATCAAGAAGGAAAAACCGAAGGGAAGCAAAGGAGAGGAGAAAGAAACTCGGAAGAGGAAACGAAGAAGCGAAAGTAAAGGAGACGACGAGCATGTGGTTAAAAGGGAGAAGGACAGAGGTCATTCTACGTCTCCTCCTTTGGAGCCTGTTTCCTCGAGTCAATCGCCAGTGGTGGTTGACCAGGAAACGGTTCACCTGGCCAAGGACAAGGATGATCGCAATGCGACGGAACAAATGGTGGAGAAAAGCGCGGAAATGGAAGCGGAACAAGTGGCTCCGGATTCGACGAACAGTACGCTGGTCGAGTCGGACATGGGTGAACCGCCGGTATTCTCCGAAGACTATGTGTCTCAATTGAAGGACTTGCAACAGAAAATAATGACGTTGCAAGATAATCAAGAGCTACAGCGAGTTGTCCAGGTAATCGCGGAGACGGGTCAGTACGAGATCACGAAGAAGACGTTTGACTTTGATCTGTGCGCCCTGGATCGTAGAACAGTGCAACGTCTGCAACAGTTCTTCGCGTCGTGACCGTCTGTAGCTTAAATCATGACATCCATCGTTTACTACATATTATTAATCTATGTATTGAGTCACTAAGTTATTTGAGCTTACAACCGATACTTTCGATATTAATACGAGTCgtatatatgtgtatgtatgcGTAAGACTTCAGAAAGATTCGCAGTTACACCTCCTTGAGAAAAGGAAAACGATAGAAGATCGCTTTTGTCTGAGCATACGTTCGAATTTTCGTTTTGATCGCATTGCATAAGTtatgcttaaaaaaaaaaagaattttgagTACGAGTTGCATCAAGATACATGGTATTGTCTTTCTTCGTCGTCACGAGATTAGCTTATTTTCTGACATTCTTGCAGGTTTGCAGCAtatgttatttttgttattttgtatATAGATAATATACATAGAATCTGTATAAAGCACAGATTTGGAATTGTACATTTTAACCATGTAAAATAGAGAATTTTTTACCTGTTTCTCTGAGGAATATCGGAACATGGTCTACAGTGCATTTATTCGTGTTATGTAGACACACCATATGTAtatggatatatatatatatatacatatatatgtatttgatttcttgtattataaatataaaagattACGTTGATTTTTACGGTAATCGGGGTCGTTTGAGAATTTCGTGCATCACATTGCCTTGTAACATAGATATATTCTTGATATCTCGTGGAGAATTTAACGTGGGTTCACCTACTTGAATCGCAcgcaaaaaaaaatgaaaaaaaaaaaaaagaaaaaaaatacaaaaacacctattatatttattgatattttcatACGCGTCGTGATTAATGTAAGAGCGAGCAAAGCGATCATTTGATAATTTATATTTGTTGGTGAACGTCGACGTACTTTTTGTATCGTACATGTAACACTTGTATAACGAGGTAGATCACCGTGgtctaaaagaaaaattaaaaaacacacACAAATTTAACACGCGACGATCGTATAGGTATATACCatgcaacatttttatttacttgtACAGAATATTTCGTAAGTATTAAATTGATAGAATAGTCGAGGGGTAAGCAACATTGACACgtcatagaaaaatgaaaaatacaacTTTTATACTTATTTTCAAATCATTGGTCATTCATTTCTTAGTTCACACGTGCCGATGTGTTTCCCCTGATCTTGTGATGCATTCGGGGTTGTGTTTGCTTCTTCAAACGAGAAAATGAATGTTTCACGTATTTTGCCGATGGAAAGGAAAACCTTGTACCGCACAAATTATATCAATATTCGGTCCGCACCGTGTAAATGTATGTTCGAAGTGAAAAGAAAGAATCCTTTGCTGtcgtattaaaaagaaaatccacAGAGCGGTCACGATGTTGCGTGCAATTGATACACCAAATAGTCTAATGTTTTTTGATAACGTTATCTTATAGTTAATGAAGATTGTACATTAGATAAGTACCGTGGTAGTTTGTATAGTTTTTGCAGGAAGTTATTTATTACACCCGACGAAAACGATGCTTCGAATGTCGATCAAACGAACCGGCAGATTGTTAAAGAGACGCTAATTAAATATGCCTGAAACGCATATTATTCCTTGCATTTTCTCTCGTCTCGTTGAGAATCAATTTGATTCATTTCCTACGACATTCGAACGACGCGTTGCCAAAACTGTAGtaacattaatttttcaatgttaCGATCGGGGAATCGTGATTGGAAATTCGAGATCGATCGTTGAGGAAGTTATTGATTTATCTGTTTTGCGAAACAAAGATACCTAATTTCTTGAATCTATATCGTTTCTATTGGTTTCCTTGAAATCGTAACACTTTTATGCTATCGATCAAAGAGAGTCTGTTAAAGCTAGGGCATTACTAGAAACTGCAGGATAGTTGCTTTATCTGCATAccatttttttatcaattagaATCATTGGTTAAATATATTGTTATATTAATTAACGGATTCGATTATTTGAATGGAATTTTGGTTACAAAAGAATCGTACTAACTTTCGTTGATCAACactataaattttatatcattGTTTTAGTTGATTTTTTCGAATGACCTTTCGTGTCAGAAAATACGCTTGCAGTTTTATCATTAGCGTGATACGTATGTATTACGCGACATGATACGCAGTTTTAGCAACGAGAAAGATAACGAGAGATTTTCTAGCAGAATGTTATTGCCTTATCATGTCCGTTGTGTTTTTTAtcgttagaatttttttttatacttataCGTGGATATATTGTCttcgtatcttttttttttggatgTGTATGTGTGCAGTATATTTTCCTCCTTTATTTTTGTTTCGTAGACTATTCATGTTTTACAGACGAGATATTGTATATTTGTTTGTTGCATGCTCGAGTTTTGATTAGACGTTAAGTTTGTTGTGGGGTGTCGTATACGTGTCCAGACTGGCTCGTATCGAAGTCATTGTACGATTACCGAACGTTTTTGATAGACTAATTAATTGTATAAAGAATGTGCACAATTGCGCGAATCGAGAGATTAACCGAGGATTGTCACTGATGTACATAGTAGATAACGAATAATCGCGAACTGCGTATAATTAATCATGACCTACGAGAAAATATAGTACAAGACAGTACTCCTGAATCGATATGCCATTCGGTGTACATTTATACgttcagtgtacatttaatgagtACCTTTGGTGATTAATAAACATCTCATATAACTGTGCCTCTATCAAACATGCATTGCAATCTTCTACGAACTTAGAAACTAAGGAAATGTGGTAATTCTTCAAAAAAaaggtatttattattttgtaaattgtagCTTCATTTCGAGGGATGAGAGATTAGAAATGGGGTGCTTTTTTTATaggattttaaattttatttttaaaataattatatttcttataacaACAAAGGTTATTGAAAATTAGGCCAATTGAGCAATTTAGTctttaactaattaattaattaattttgtttcagaTGTGTCGAGACGAAAGTGAATTCTCCTGGGTTAGAGTTTTCAAGTTGCATCGCGGACGAAAGTTATTAGAAATTTGAGCAATTTAGCCTTcaactaattaaataattaattttgtttcagaTGTATCGAGACGAAAGTGAATTTTTCTGGGTTGAAAGTTTCAAGTTGCATTGTGGATAATGTGCTGCTATACCAAGCCTAGTGAGTAGCATATTTGAAActggttatatttttttcattgttaaaataAGCTACCCCATCTGCCTGTAAACCGAATTCCTTACCTGACTGGGTCAGACAGGGTGTGGATGTGTATGCAGCATCTCAGGTTCAACCCTCTTCAAATAGAGGCTGGAGCATTGATTCATGTACGCACGGTATTATTCTTCATATCTTTTTGCACTATGTAAATTAAGGTGATCATAAGATGTTTGTGtacaattgaattaattttgaatgaatACAGGGTTTAATATTAAGAATCCTGAAAAATTTTaatgcaatattttattagtgcaaaataaaataaaatatgattgaaTCTCGTCAGTGGTTATCGCTGAGAAGTGTTAGATTTAAGTAgatatatatttaacaattaGATAACATATAATATCAGAAATCTacaagatttttcttttatttaatcgGCTTTAATACTCACCTCTTATCATTTGATAAATGAACGAAAAATGAAAAGTGTCTcattaaaggaaaaaaatagtAGTTTTCCAACGAATTCTACTATAAAAGCCTGTATAATTAGTAACGCATACCACATTACAGCAGTTTATTGGGTCTGGTGTAATATTTCGTACAACGATTTAACAGAGTTAAATTCCTCACGGATCCCTGTACATTTGACCATCATTGTCGCGGTAACAATAGTGCAATTTCGATAAATAATGTCCGATTCCCGCGGTGTCCACAGTGTTTCGGCCGTGCTTCGTTCGCCGATCTCGCAACG contains:
- the ear gene encoding ENL/AF9-related superfamily elongation complex transcription factor, which codes for MAIRITLECGHASMLRMRTTPQGYTHDWEVFVRGIDNAEIHHYVEKVVFQLHETFSKPKRVLKEPPFVIKESGYAGFVIPIHIYLKNKEEGSKKIEIFYDLNLQPSGPAITNVIRHTEIINNPSDEFRRKLLKGGGVVVSSSENSIEKNESKTPATLGKPKLSGSDSKKHKNAESKMSNSFAELFGTPLKPTKVSQEAKKPTQAEKSSASKSLVTPEKSDKVDKPKLKDSPHKDSKKEKVDDKKDKKIRDPSKEKNRSKEKSKRPSSPTNKSHSSPSNKRPPSPPPVSLKRPPSPSLPPAKRPTSPKPKEKEPKKLTVEKEKDKNKEKDKSKDSSKNVADSSKSEKKRDKKKHKEDRDKERKDKYKEGERSASKEAVKLNEKKSDKPEKSEKSEKEKSQEYKSAKDGRKSPKPPKENEKPKEEKVLKAEKSEKPEKSDKTKDGKSEKDRQKHKHKKRDKKDKRDSSKDREKKEKRERIKSSTEKQNNVPNLLQEIPERDSSDSAPSVDDDSFTETKLVPSVKKEVENQTVSTPPTEMAKPLSPTMPADIKKEKVERIKKEKPKGSKGEEKETRKRKRRSESKGDDEHVVKREKDRGHSTSPPLEPVSSSQSPVVVDQETVHLAKDKDDRNATEQMVEKSAEMEAEQVAPDSTNSTLVESDMGEPPVFSEDYVSQLKDLQQKIMTLQDNQELQRVVQVIAETGQYEITKKTFDFDLCALDRRTVQRLQQFFAS